A stretch of Paucidesulfovibrio gracilis DSM 16080 DNA encodes these proteins:
- a CDS encoding type II toxin-antitoxin system HicA family toxin: MDIEALLVAVGAVRSEGCGSRVRFKLNGVKAIFYRPHPAPTTDKGAVKSVRRFLEEAGVKP, encoded by the coding sequence GTGGACATTGAGGCGTTGCTTGTGGCGGTTGGTGCCGTCAGGTCCGAAGGCTGCGGTTCCCGTGTCCGGTTCAAGCTCAACGGGGTGAAGGCCATTTTTTACCGGCCGCATCCGGCACCGACTACGGACAAAGGCGCGGTGAAATCCGTGAGGCGTTTTCTGGAAGAAGCAGGAGTGAAACCATGA
- a CDS encoding type II toxin-antitoxin system HicB family antitoxin: protein MNTIQYKSYLGTFEYDQDADIFHGEVINLKDVVTFQGRSIDELKKALADSVEDYLDFCREEGEEPEKPYSGKLHLRLRPELHREAAAVAALSGKSLNAWIADTLTERVKDAR, encoded by the coding sequence ATGAACACCATTCAGTACAAGAGCTACCTGGGAACGTTCGAGTATGACCAGGATGCCGACATTTTCCATGGAGAGGTAATAAACCTCAAGGACGTGGTGACGTTCCAGGGTCGGAGCATCGACGAGTTGAAGAAGGCGCTGGCCGACTCCGTGGAGGACTACCTTGATTTTTGCCGGGAGGAAGGCGAGGAACCGGAGAAGCCGTATTCCGGCAAGTTGCACCTGCGCTTGCGGCCGGAGCTTCACAGGGAGGCCGCAGCGGTTGCGGCGCTTTCCGGCAAGAGCCTGAATGCCTGGATTGCCGACACGCTGACCGAGAGAGTGAAAGATGCTCGATAG
- a CDS encoding DUF721 domain-containing protein produces the protein MALFRRKYNIARAGDALEPVLDRLDGKGSMQLVRLWNNWENVMGREVSRMARPLGRRGPTLLLTADDPAVAQELTFFAPQIIRRANDFLGEEYFDKVRFELLNGRVPLDGYRPDSAPRSQSSPKKPKNLGEILDQMDEDSPVGRCYRAYIGLFRPR, from the coding sequence ATGGCCCTGTTCCGCCGCAAATACAACATCGCCCGGGCCGGAGACGCGCTGGAACCGGTTCTGGACCGCCTGGACGGCAAAGGGTCCATGCAATTGGTGCGGCTTTGGAACAATTGGGAAAATGTCATGGGCCGGGAGGTTTCCCGCATGGCCCGCCCCCTGGGGCGGCGCGGTCCCACCCTGCTGCTCACGGCGGACGACCCGGCAGTGGCCCAGGAGCTGACATTTTTCGCTCCGCAGATTATCCGTCGCGCCAACGATTTTCTCGGTGAAGAATACTTTGACAAAGTGCGGTTCGAGCTGCTAAACGGCAGGGTTCCTTTGGACGGATACCGGCCCGATAGCGCGCCCCGGAGCCAGTCCTCGCCCAAAAAGCCCAAGAATCTCGGTGAGATTCTTGATCAGATGGACGAGGATTCCCCGGTCGGCAGATGCTACCGCGCCTACATCGGCCTGTTCCGGCCGCGATAA
- a CDS encoding ArsR/SmtB family transcription factor: protein MELVRFCKALSDETRVRLLHLLLRHELNVGEIVRALDMGQSRVSRHLKILLDAGLLTVRRDGLWAFYRAVEQGDARAFLDGASRLFTREPMLLADLEKAEGILQERVESTREFFDTVAPEWQRLSRDLLGELRLPEKLSERVGRCSVAVDLGCGPGDLLRLLADHCREVIGVDNAPRMLDLAHSRFEGREDVSLRIGELTHLPLRDEEAEVGIFSLVLHHLSDPALAIAEAYRTLRPGGRLVIAEFDRHGVEAMRDDYGDLRLGIDRNELCRWLDRSGFQAPVVAEYDVNNGLRVLIYESVKK, encoded by the coding sequence ATGGAACTCGTCCGTTTTTGCAAGGCTCTGTCCGACGAAACCCGTGTTCGCCTGCTGCATTTGCTCCTGCGCCACGAGCTGAACGTGGGAGAAATCGTCCGCGCCCTGGATATGGGCCAGTCCCGCGTCTCGCGGCATTTGAAGATATTATTGGACGCAGGGTTGCTTACGGTTCGCCGGGACGGACTGTGGGCCTTTTATCGCGCTGTGGAGCAGGGCGACGCCCGGGCGTTCCTGGACGGTGCCTCGCGGTTGTTCACGCGTGAACCGATGCTCCTGGCCGACTTGGAAAAGGCTGAGGGCATTTTGCAGGAGCGTGTGGAGTCCACCCGCGAATTTTTTGATACCGTGGCCCCGGAATGGCAGCGGCTTTCCCGCGATCTGCTGGGGGAGTTGCGCCTGCCCGAAAAACTGTCCGAACGGGTGGGCCGGTGTAGCGTTGCCGTGGACCTGGGCTGTGGTCCGGGCGATCTGCTGCGGCTCCTGGCCGACCATTGCCGGGAGGTCATTGGCGTGGATAACGCCCCGCGTATGCTTGACCTGGCCCATTCCCGTTTTGAGGGGCGGGAGGACGTGAGCCTGCGTATCGGCGAACTGACGCATTTGCCCCTGCGGGACGAAGAGGCCGAGGTCGGCATCTTTTCGCTGGTGCTGCACCATCTCTCGGATCCGGCTTTGGCCATTGCCGAGGCTTACCGGACTTTGCGTCCGGGCGGACGGCTGGTTATCGCGGAGTTTGATCGCCACGGCGTGGAAGCCATGCGCGATGATTACGGCGACCTGCGTCTCGGTATCGACCGGAACGAGTTGTGCCGCTGGCTGGACCGTTCCGGGTTCCAGGCGCCCGTGGTGGCGGAATATGACGTGAACAACGGCCTTCGGGTCTTGATATATGAAAGCGTGAAGAAGTGA
- the ahcY gene encoding adenosylhomocysteinase: MKSVDSTLPYLVKDISLAEWGRRELQLQENEMPGLMALREKYGEEKPLKGLKIMGSLHMTIQTAMLIETLHALGADLRWASCNIFSTQDHAAAAIAEAGTAAVFAWKGETLEDYWWCTEQALTWPDGSGPDLIVDDGGDATLLVHQGVKVEEDPSLGEKAYDVKEFQIVMNRLAASQKANPSKWTNIAKHIRGVSEETTTGVHRLYQMQEKGELLFPAINVNDSVTKSKFDNLYGCRESLADGIKRATDIMIAGKVVVVIGYGDVGKGCAQSMRGFGARVIVTEVDPICALQASMEGFEVMSMNRAASQGDIFVTCTGNYHVITGKHMLEMKNEAIVCNIGHFDSEIEMSFLEDSGKCEKQEIKPQLDKWTLPNGRSILVLAEGRLVNLGCATGHPSFVMSNSFTNQVLAQMDLAANDYEPKVMILPKKLDEEVARLHLARLGVELDELSEEQADYIGVPKQGPYKPDHYRY; this comes from the coding sequence GTGAAATCCGTGGATTCGACCCTGCCGTACCTGGTCAAGGACATCAGCCTGGCCGAGTGGGGACGCCGCGAATTGCAGCTTCAGGAAAATGAAATGCCGGGCCTCATGGCCCTGCGGGAGAAATACGGCGAGGAAAAGCCCCTCAAGGGGTTGAAGATCATGGGCAGCCTGCACATGACCATCCAGACCGCCATGCTGATCGAGACCCTGCATGCCCTGGGTGCGGACCTGCGCTGGGCCTCCTGCAACATCTTTTCCACCCAGGACCATGCCGCCGCTGCCATTGCCGAAGCCGGCACCGCGGCCGTGTTCGCCTGGAAGGGCGAGACCCTGGAGGACTATTGGTGGTGCACGGAGCAGGCCTTGACCTGGCCCGACGGCTCGGGACCGGATCTCATCGTGGACGACGGCGGCGACGCCACCTTGCTGGTGCACCAGGGCGTGAAAGTGGAAGAAGATCCCTCCCTGGGCGAAAAGGCGTATGACGTCAAAGAATTCCAAATCGTCATGAACCGCCTGGCCGCCAGCCAGAAGGCCAATCCCTCCAAATGGACCAATATTGCCAAGCACATTCGCGGGGTGTCCGAGGAGACCACCACGGGCGTGCATCGTCTCTACCAGATGCAGGAAAAAGGCGAACTGCTCTTCCCGGCCATCAACGTGAACGATTCCGTGACCAAGTCCAAGTTCGACAACCTCTACGGCTGCCGGGAATCCCTGGCTGACGGCATCAAGCGCGCCACGGACATCATGATCGCGGGCAAGGTCGTGGTGGTCATCGGATACGGCGATGTGGGCAAGGGCTGCGCCCAGTCCATGCGCGGTTTTGGCGCGCGGGTCATCGTCACCGAGGTGGACCCCATCTGCGCGTTGCAGGCTTCCATGGAAGGCTTCGAGGTCATGTCCATGAATCGGGCCGCCTCCCAGGGGGACATTTTCGTGACCTGCACCGGCAACTACCATGTGATCACCGGCAAGCACATGCTGGAGATGAAGAACGAAGCCATTGTCTGCAATATCGGCCACTTTGATTCCGAGATTGAAATGAGTTTCCTCGAGGATTCCGGAAAGTGCGAGAAGCAGGAGATCAAGCCCCAGCTGGACAAGTGGACCCTGCCCAATGGCCGGAGCATCCTGGTGCTGGCCGAAGGCCGTCTGGTGAACCTGGGTTGCGCCACAGGCCACCCCAGCTTCGTCATGTCCAACTCGTTCACCAACCAGGTGCTGGCCCAGATGGATCTGGCCGCCAACGACTATGAGCCGAAGGTCATGATCCTGCCCAAGAAGCTGGACGAGGAAGTGGCCCGCCTCCATTTGGCCCGCCTCGGCGTGGAACTGGACGAACTGAGCGAGGAGCAGGCCGACTACATCGGTGTGCCCAAGCAGGGTCCGTATAAGCCGGATCATTACCGCTACTAA
- a CDS encoding NADase-type glycan-binding domain-containing protein: protein MKRYALSAVLLLGVFSMGLWSAPTVHALEMTVSSSSTALNLLEDFGPENLVDNDPATAWAEGVTGDGRGEWVLFEFGRAVRLERLGIRNGWQDEGEYGDNSRPGELELEFSDGSTMRMPLADESGWQYLEMDRPTRWVRLTLASVVAGRTRPDRTCLSDVSFELTLLDDEAVPDGSAVAPASGPDTGQQADEAPTSDDEAVAGSDEAVSSTGNPSGASVHDAAKAGSGAAQDAAGSAEGAQAASEDAAVLAEEPSGSEETVQAQLPPDQEAWEELPEVDVQAMAGEREAKGGKVAGPEDQQAVREAIRAYYTKLVTLDDEYLELYSEKVREEEAFMFEYFKELQRQRRVYHLFRKALVDTEELRFGPALLDGTRLRLEVQGRCTLYVADTYEDMSVHTRFTFVKEQDRWRILEAEELETPEEEAAGS from the coding sequence ATGAAACGCTATGCCCTGTCCGCCGTATTGTTGTTGGGAGTCTTTTCCATGGGCCTTTGGAGTGCCCCAACGGTTCACGCCCTGGAAATGACGGTTTCCTCTTCTTCCACGGCCCTGAATCTGCTTGAGGATTTCGGGCCGGAAAATCTTGTGGACAATGATCCGGCCACGGCCTGGGCCGAAGGCGTGACCGGGGACGGCCGGGGCGAATGGGTGCTGTTCGAGTTCGGGCGCGCTGTGCGTCTGGAGCGCCTGGGCATTCGCAATGGCTGGCAGGACGAAGGCGAATACGGAGACAATTCCCGGCCCGGGGAATTGGAGCTGGAATTTTCCGATGGCTCCACCATGCGGATGCCTCTGGCGGACGAGTCCGGCTGGCAGTACCTGGAAATGGATCGGCCTACACGCTGGGTCCGGCTTACCCTGGCGTCCGTGGTCGCCGGCAGAACCCGGCCCGATCGGACCTGCCTTTCGGATGTTTCTTTTGAATTGACCCTGCTGGATGACGAAGCCGTCCCCGATGGTTCGGCCGTGGCTCCGGCATCCGGGCCGGATACCGGGCAACAGGCTGACGAAGCGCCGACATCCGATGACGAAGCAGTGGCCGGAAGCGATGAAGCTGTTTCCAGTACCGGGAATCCTTCTGGAGCGTCCGTTCATGATGCGGCAAAGGCTGGTTCCGGGGCGGCGCAGGATGCGGCTGGTTCGGCTGAAGGTGCGCAGGCAGCATCGGAGGATGCGGCTGTCCTTGCCGAAGAGCCTTCCGGCAGCGAAGAGACCGTCCAGGCCCAACTGCCTCCTGATCAAGAAGCCTGGGAGGAATTGCCCGAGGTCGATGTGCAGGCCATGGCCGGAGAACGCGAGGCCAAGGGCGGCAAGGTGGCTGGCCCTGAAGACCAGCAAGCCGTGCGCGAGGCCATTCGCGCCTACTATACCAAGCTCGTGACCTTGGATGACGAGTATCTGGAGTTGTATTCCGAGAAGGTCCGCGAAGAAGAGGCCTTCATGTTCGAATATTTCAAGGAGTTGCAGCGTCAGCGCCGCGTCTATCATCTTTTCCGCAAGGCATTGGTGGATACCGAGGAGTTGCGGTTCGGCCCCGCGTTGCTGGACGGCACGCGCCTGCGGCTGGAGGTGCAGGGCCGTTGTACGCTGTACGTCGCCGACACCTACGAGGACATGTCCGTCCATACCCGGTTCACCTTTGTCAAGGAACAGGATCGCTGGCGGATTCTGGAAGCGGAGGAACTGGAAACCCCGGAGGAGGAAGCCGCGGGTTCCTAG
- a CDS encoding molybdopterin-guanine dinucleotide biosynthesis protein MobB, whose protein sequence is MKAISLVGYKNSGKTSLGLELVRILRQRGHSVAVAKCSSHGFSETEDTDTRRYKDVAQTVLGLSESESFISWPEQRDLLRLLPLLETDVLVVEGGKTLGYLPRVILSRAGVNPEPVDDKALDPSLALATFGDAQLPGTPHLQDAEALADLVLDKGFLLPGLSCGGCGRKGCRGLARDIVAGRATVEECVATGGEVDITVNGAPLPLNPFVARMLGAGLKGMLAELKGYSAGKVKIEFDG, encoded by the coding sequence ATGAAGGCCATCTCTCTGGTAGGATACAAGAATTCCGGCAAAACCAGCCTGGGTCTCGAACTCGTCCGCATCCTGCGGCAACGCGGCCACAGCGTGGCCGTGGCCAAATGTTCCAGCCACGGCTTCAGCGAAACCGAGGACACGGATACCCGGCGGTACAAGGACGTTGCCCAGACCGTTTTGGGCCTTTCCGAATCCGAAAGCTTTATTTCCTGGCCCGAACAGCGTGACCTGCTCCGGCTGCTGCCCCTGCTGGAAACGGATGTGCTCGTGGTGGAAGGCGGCAAGACCCTGGGCTACCTGCCCCGGGTGATCCTCTCCCGCGCAGGCGTAAATCCCGAACCTGTGGACGACAAGGCGCTGGATCCCTCCCTGGCCCTGGCCACCTTTGGAGACGCCCAGCTGCCAGGCACGCCCCATTTGCAGGACGCAGAAGCCTTGGCCGATCTGGTGCTGGACAAAGGCTTCCTGCTGCCCGGCCTGAGCTGTGGCGGCTGCGGCCGCAAAGGGTGTCGCGGGCTGGCCCGGGACATCGTGGCAGGCCGGGCCACGGTGGAAGAATGCGTGGCCACGGGCGGGGAAGTGGACATCACCGTCAACGGCGCGCCCCTGCCCTTGAATCCGTTCGTGGCCCGGATGCTCGGCGCCGGGCTTAAGGGCATGCTGGCTGAGTTGAAAGGCTATTCCGCCGGCAAGGTCAAAATAGAATTCGACGGCTGA
- the argB gene encoding acetylglutamate kinase — protein MKRRTPRDKKRDSVQARLIMEALPYIRKFYKKTIVIKYGGHAMVDEQLKKSFALNVILLKYIGINPVIVHGGGPQIGKMLSALHIPSTFREGHRVTDQATMDVVEMVLVGKVNKQIVNLINLNGGKALGLSGKDGWLIRAEKKELAVSKEHATPELIDLGKVGQVSAVNVDLLNSLLRQDIIPVIAPVGVDTNGETYNINADSVASAVAAAVGAKRLHLLTDVEGLLDKEGRLLQSLTVPEAFEAIETGVATGGMIPKLHACLEAVTAGVDKAHILDGRLENAVLLELFTDEGIGTAILNDHADESPCNGPACTGVSPLPGGTRV, from the coding sequence ATGAAACGACGCACCCCCCGAGACAAGAAACGCGATTCCGTGCAGGCCCGCCTGATCATGGAGGCTCTGCCTTACATCCGGAAATTCTACAAAAAAACCATCGTGATCAAATACGGCGGCCACGCCATGGTGGATGAACAGCTCAAAAAAAGCTTCGCCCTGAATGTGATCCTGCTCAAATACATCGGCATCAACCCCGTGATCGTGCACGGCGGCGGTCCCCAGATCGGTAAAATGCTCAGCGCGCTGCACATCCCCAGCACGTTCCGGGAAGGACACCGCGTCACGGACCAGGCCACCATGGACGTGGTGGAAATGGTCCTTGTGGGCAAGGTGAACAAGCAGATCGTGAACTTGATCAACCTCAACGGCGGCAAGGCGCTGGGTCTGTCCGGCAAGGACGGCTGGCTGATCCGAGCCGAAAAAAAGGAGCTGGCGGTCTCCAAGGAACACGCCACTCCCGAGCTTATTGACCTGGGCAAGGTGGGTCAGGTCTCAGCCGTGAACGTGGACCTGCTCAACTCCCTGCTGCGCCAGGACATCATTCCGGTCATCGCGCCCGTGGGCGTGGACACCAACGGCGAAACCTACAACATCAATGCGGATTCCGTGGCCTCTGCCGTTGCCGCGGCCGTGGGCGCCAAGCGCCTGCACCTGCTCACGGACGTGGAAGGCCTGCTGGACAAGGAAGGCCGGCTGCTCCAATCCCTGACCGTGCCGGAAGCCTTTGAAGCCATTGAAACCGGTGTGGCCACGGGCGGCATGATCCCCAAACTCCACGCCTGCCTGGAAGCCGTCACCGCCGGTGTGGACAAGGCGCATATTCTGGATGGTCGGCTCGAAAACGCTGTTTTGCTCGAATTGTTCACGGATGAAGGTATCGGCACGGCCATCCTGAACGATCACGCGGACGAATCACCCTGCAACGGTCCCGCTTGCACCGGGGTCTCACCGCTTCCCGGAGGCACTCGCGTATGA
- a CDS encoding putative sulfate/molybdate transporter — MKKEKWRFGRQEVAGSLGDLGTLLPLAVGMVVINGLDPVGLFFSVGLLYVLGGIYYDAPIAVQPMKVVGAYAVATAATAGQITATGWIMAVLLLFLGVTGLVNAVARMVPRPVVRGVQLSTGLLLMSKAVSFLAGSSPFQVGEGLNEPWLTVQSIPVPGLGDVPIGLIIGPLLLLLTLFFLDSKRFPAGILVVAGGLVLGLALGGWHGLGSITAGLHLPEFLPFGPPKVTDLLWALPALALPQLPMTVGNAVIANRDLSHELFPHTRTRVTDRALCISMGLANAVAAVLGGMPLCHGAGGLAAHYRFGARTNGSNLMIGSLFVLLAVLFGAGMLSLVRLLPFFALGVLLFFAGGQLALTVADVERSEDLFTVLTVAAVALGSNLAWGFAVGVLVGWLVRRWNIRM; from the coding sequence ATGAAAAAGGAAAAATGGCGGTTTGGACGGCAGGAGGTAGCCGGAAGTCTGGGGGATCTGGGAACCTTGCTGCCCCTGGCTGTGGGCATGGTCGTGATTAACGGCCTGGATCCGGTGGGGTTGTTTTTCAGCGTGGGCCTGCTCTACGTCCTGGGCGGTATTTACTACGACGCGCCCATTGCTGTGCAGCCCATGAAGGTGGTGGGAGCCTATGCAGTGGCCACGGCCGCCACGGCCGGGCAGATCACGGCCACCGGGTGGATCATGGCGGTTTTGCTGTTGTTCTTAGGCGTCACGGGGTTGGTCAACGCGGTGGCGCGCATGGTGCCTCGTCCCGTGGTGCGCGGGGTGCAGCTTTCCACGGGGCTGTTGCTCATGTCCAAGGCTGTATCGTTTTTGGCCGGTTCCTCACCGTTCCAGGTCGGGGAAGGCCTGAACGAGCCTTGGCTTACCGTGCAGAGCATTCCGGTACCCGGCCTGGGCGACGTACCCATCGGACTGATTATCGGCCCGTTGCTGCTGCTGTTGACGCTGTTTTTTTTGGACAGCAAACGTTTTCCCGCGGGCATTCTGGTGGTGGCCGGTGGATTGGTCCTGGGTCTGGCCTTGGGAGGCTGGCACGGCCTTGGGAGCATTACGGCCGGACTCCATCTGCCGGAATTCCTGCCCTTTGGCCCGCCGAAGGTCACGGATCTGCTGTGGGCGTTGCCTGCCCTGGCCCTGCCGCAACTGCCCATGACCGTGGGCAATGCCGTCATTGCCAACCGCGATTTGTCCCATGAATTGTTTCCCCACACACGCACCCGGGTCACGGACCGGGCCTTGTGCATCAGCATGGGGCTGGCCAATGCCGTGGCCGCAGTGCTCGGGGGCATGCCCTTGTGTCACGGAGCGGGCGGATTGGCCGCGCATTACCGGTTTGGGGCGCGCACCAACGGCTCCAATCTGATGATCGGATCGCTTTTTGTGCTGCTTGCCGTGCTGTTTGGGGCGGGCATGCTCTCGCTGGTGCGGCTGTTGCCCTTTTTTGCGCTGGGCGTGCTGCTGTTTTTTGCCGGAGGACAACTGGCCCTCACTGTGGCGGATGTGGAGCGGAGCGAGGATTTGTTCACGGTCCTGACCGTGGCGGCCGTGGCGTTGGGGTCGAATCTGGCTTGGGGATTCGCCGTCGGCGTGCTTGTGGGCTGGCTGGTGCGGCGGTGGAACATCCGCATGTGA
- a CDS encoding Lcl C-terminal domain-containing protein — MTASRIKPLATGQQHCYDVHGDPLPCAGSGQDAEFVTGQSRPDPRFILSSPDNDQKFPGVLDQLTGLEWTRNAAPFTFPLNLDEAREVCAGLNPPGTAPERAWRLPNRHELFSLLHFDTANPALAPDHPFENVASLAFWTSTPWARDPDYFWYVQLSGGRMFFHRRDSFAMVWPVRGNSGVLPVTGAAEAPLTGVQWPEPRFAVAENGPVQDLGTGLLWTPRANLGSPCLWSEALQRIETLNHDRHLGVDRWRLPSIRELESLTHAGHHDPALPPDHPFEQWQEAYWSSTTSAFETDWAMCLYLHKGAVGVGYKPGPEPFAVWPCADPAD, encoded by the coding sequence GTGACAGCTTCCCGCATCAAACCATTGGCCACGGGCCAACAACATTGCTACGATGTTCACGGTGATCCCCTGCCCTGCGCCGGGTCGGGCCAGGATGCGGAGTTCGTCACCGGGCAAAGCCGACCCGACCCCCGGTTTATCCTTTCCTCGCCGGACAACGACCAAAAATTTCCCGGTGTCTTGGATCAGCTCACAGGGCTGGAGTGGACGCGCAACGCCGCGCCGTTCACCTTCCCGCTGAATCTGGATGAAGCCCGTGAAGTGTGCGCCGGTTTGAATCCGCCCGGCACGGCCCCGGAACGCGCCTGGAGACTGCCCAACCGGCACGAACTGTTCAGCCTGCTCCACTTCGACACCGCCAATCCCGCGCTTGCACCGGACCACCCCTTTGAAAACGTTGCGTCCCTGGCCTTCTGGACCTCCACCCCCTGGGCGCGCGATCCGGACTATTTCTGGTATGTGCAGCTCTCGGGCGGACGCATGTTTTTCCACCGCCGGGACAGTTTTGCCATGGTCTGGCCGGTTCGCGGCAACAGCGGGGTTCTCCCTGTCACGGGGGCTGCGGAAGCGCCGCTCACCGGCGTTCAGTGGCCTGAGCCGCGCTTTGCAGTAGCGGAAAACGGCCCGGTGCAGGATCTAGGTACCGGCCTGCTCTGGACGCCGCGTGCGAACCTGGGATCCCCCTGCCTCTGGAGCGAGGCCTTGCAACGAATCGAAACACTGAACCACGATCGCCACCTGGGAGTGGACCGCTGGCGCCTGCCCAGCATCCGGGAACTGGAGTCCCTGACCCATGCCGGACATCATGACCCGGCCCTGCCGCCGGACCATCCCTTTGAGCAATGGCAGGAGGCCTATTGGTCCTCCACCACCTCGGCCTTTGAAACGGATTGGGCCATGTGCCTTTATCTGCACAAAGGCGCGGTGGGCGTGGGCTACAAACCCGGCCCGGAACCGTTTGCCGTCTGGCCGTGCGCGGATCCGGCCGACTGA
- a CDS encoding MFS transporter, whose amino-acid sequence MRKLYLDTNLQIVFGVTLMAIVSVSSIVPVLPDMVRHIHGLGPANVGLVITAFTLPGVLMAPVTGILGDRLGRKAVLVPSLFVFGIFGMACFFARDLSTLLLLRFLQGLGAGPLGMINLTIIGDLYADRERLAAMGYNGSVLASGTAAFPAVGGMLALLGWNWPFLLPALALPLGVLVVLRLRTPEPKSSQGFGEYLRQAAHGMRRTRVLALFAVTLLTFIVLYGPIITYLPLLLDHWFQTPAPRIGIIVSFASLVTATASWKLGHLAARFQPRTLMGTAFGFYILSMLGVPFMPGEWWMILPVLGFGLAQGLNVPTLMATLSGLAPDNQRAAYMAANGMVLRLSQTLAPILMGAVYAGFGIKAVFWTGALCGLAMFLLLPFLKEDA is encoded by the coding sequence GTGCGCAAGCTCTATCTGGATACCAATCTACAAATCGTTTTCGGCGTCACGCTCATGGCCATTGTCAGCGTTTCCAGCATTGTTCCCGTGCTGCCGGACATGGTCCGACACATCCATGGACTCGGTCCGGCCAATGTGGGGCTGGTAATCACGGCCTTTACCCTGCCGGGCGTGCTCATGGCGCCGGTAACGGGGATTCTCGGCGACCGTCTGGGCCGTAAGGCCGTGCTCGTGCCGTCTCTATTTGTCTTTGGAATTTTCGGCATGGCCTGTTTTTTCGCCCGCGATCTCTCCACCCTGCTGCTGCTGCGGTTCCTGCAGGGACTGGGGGCCGGACCGCTCGGCATGATCAACCTGACCATTATCGGCGATCTCTACGCCGACCGCGAACGCCTCGCGGCCATGGGGTACAACGGCAGTGTGCTGGCCTCCGGAACGGCCGCATTTCCCGCCGTTGGCGGCATGCTCGCTCTGCTGGGCTGGAACTGGCCTTTTTTGCTCCCGGCCCTGGCCCTGCCCCTGGGCGTTCTGGTGGTTCTCCGACTCCGCACCCCGGAACCCAAATCCTCCCAGGGATTCGGGGAGTACCTTCGTCAGGCCGCCCACGGCATGCGCCGCACCAGGGTCTTGGCCCTGTTTGCCGTGACATTGCTCACCTTCATCGTGCTCTATGGTCCCATCATCACCTATCTGCCGCTGTTGCTGGACCATTGGTTTCAGACCCCGGCCCCGCGCATCGGCATTATCGTATCCTTCGCCTCCCTGGTTACGGCCACGGCCTCCTGGAAGCTGGGACATCTGGCCGCGCGATTCCAGCCACGCACCCTCATGGGTACGGCTTTTGGCTTTTATATCCTGTCCATGCTCGGCGTACCGTTCATGCCCGGGGAATGGTGGATGATTCTGCCGGTGCTGGGTTTCGGCCTGGCCCAGGGATTGAACGTGCCCACACTCATGGCCACCCTCAGCGGACTGGCCCCGGACAACCAACGCGCCGCCTACATGGCCGCCAACGGCATGGTTCTGCGGCTCAGTCAGACCCTGGCTCCCATACTCATGGGCGCGGTGTATGCGGGATTCGGCATCAAGGCCGTCTTCTGGACCGGTGCGCTTTGCGGGCTAGCCATGTTCCTGCTGCTGCCCTTTCTCAAGGAGGACGCGTGA